In Cotesia glomerata isolate CgM1 linkage group LG3, MPM_Cglom_v2.3, whole genome shotgun sequence, one genomic interval encodes:
- the LOC123261196 gene encoding protein strawberry notch isoform X1 translates to MPRPKRNAGKKYKDAMSDESSGSDFDDDEDPDKIEVPGGGKDLATAAGIASIKEENESNASDTTMKTTPITNAPNIKGAKIPEGLVTKPPTPGYEMVRVGGSQGNTQNFPNANMMNQMNQMNQFGNTGPYGQFPGNLGQFQNFNPATLLQNMEMGNLMGTFMGMAGMGGAGGFNPFLQLLNQGGFNQNWGSGLPGKAVQQMWMNAMDPTKMMQPTIPEDEEADDDEMGVAETYADYMPTKLKLGRKHPDPVVETASLSSVEPTDVWYKISIPEETIKSGALSALQLESITYASQQHEQLLPDGTRAGFLIGDGAGVGKGRTIAGIIFENYLKGRKRAIWVSVSNDLKYDAERDLKDIGAGKIDVHALNKFKYAKIASSVNGNVKKGVIFSTYSALIGESSQSSGAKYKSRLKQLLQWCGDDFDGLIIFDECHRAKNLCPTGSSKPTKTGLTVLELQTKLPKARVVYASATGASEPRNMAYMVRLGMWGEGTPFAEFNDFIAAVEKRGVGAMEIVAMDMKLRGMYIARQLSFHGVAFKIEEVPLSEEFTDVYDSSVRLWVDAMQRFHEAAELIDAENRMKKTMWGQFWSSHQRFFKYLCIAAKVKHAVSVAREAVKCGKCVVIGLQSTGEARTLEQLERDDGELSDFVSTAKGVLQTLVEKHFPAPDRNRIQRLLGLEPPKPIIPIVILEEDPPVTTASGSKRKPVRQAAQRASKKVRAWEESEESISEEEKNGGHSSGSEFKISGSESEEEANRSDAESNASSDFNPFYSDSDSDADPWDRRKKRGRKPKKPVKKRLTTQDKIQSMLTLKTQNSRNNKKNGDAVPTVGINAAGRPTMTGAPPRDAIERACCMKEELLAQIEKLGEKLPPNTLDQLIDELGGPENVAEMTGRKGRVVQTEDGQIQYESRSEVDVPLETLNLTEKQRFMDGEKTVAIISEAASSGISLQSDRRARNQMRRVHITLELPWSADRAIQQFGRTHRSNQVNAPEYIFLISDLAGERRFASTVAKRLESLGALTHGDRRATETRDLSQFNIDNKYGRSALEATMKTIMGYEAPLVPPPQDYRGDFFKDVADALVGVGLICNSENMPGVLSLDKDYNNISKFLNRILGMPVDLQNRLFQYFTDTLNAIITQAKKTGRFDMGILDLGASGENVKRVKLYRFLRKHATGTAPTELHVVHVERGMSWTEAKERWSELTGSKEGFYLSHQIRNNKQTAILAVAVDSGKKKTDKKDQLYMLYRPNTGLQLRQESLGELEKKYKKVKLEEAEPHWTQQYDASVDTCSHAYWRGNCKNVTLGMDCEVGLRRRSYNVLAGSVLSVWSRVESTLAARSGQNSKMQVLRLRTDDGLKIVGTLIPKLCLEPLVEALSADAEKTEEQVF, encoded by the exons atgccacgGCCTAAGCGAAAC gCTGGTAAAAAATACAAAGATGCAATGAGCGACGAAAGCAGTGGAAGTGATTTCGACGACGATGAAGATCCAGACAAGATCGAAGTTCCTG GCGGAGGGAAAGACCTCGCCACTGCTGCTGGGATTGCGAGCATCAAAGAAGAAAATGAGTCCAATGCATCCGACACAACGATGAAAACCACTCCTATCACCAAtg cACCAAACATAAAAGGAGCAAAAATTCCGGAAGGTCTAGTGACTAAACCACCAACTCCCGGATATGAAATGGTACGTGTAGGTGGTTCTCAAGGCAATAcccaaaattttccaaatgcCAATATGATGAATCAGATGAACCAGATGAATCAATTTGGAAATACTGGACCATACGGTCAATTCCCTGGCAATTTAGgacaatttcaaaattttaatccaGCAACTCTTCTTCAAA ATATGGAAATGGGAAATTTGATGGGTACATTCATGGGAATGGCTGGTATGGGTGGCGCGGGAGGATTCAACCCTTTTTTGCAATTGTTGAATCAAGGTGGATTCAACCAAAATTGGGGATCTGGTCTCCCAG GAAAAGCTGTACAACAAATGTGGATGAATGCAATGGATCCAACGAAAATGATGCAACCAACAATTCCTGAAGATGAAGAGGCTGATGACGATGAAATGGGTGTTGCAGAGACCTACGCAGATTATATGCCAACGAAATTAAAACTTGGTCGCAAACATCCTGATCCAGTTGTCGAGACTGCATCGTTGTCGAGTGTAGAACCTACTGATGTTTGGTACAAAATATCTATTCCAGAAGAAACAATAAAATCTGGCGCGCTTTCTGCGTTACAACTTGAGTCAATCACGTATGCGTCACAGCAGCATGAGCAGCTATTACCTGATGGTACGCGTGCTGGTTTTCTGATCGGTGATGGCGCTGGTGTTGGTAAAGGTCGTACCATTGCTGGtattatatttgaaaattatctgAAAGGTCGTAAACGTGCCATTTGGGTGTCCGTGTCTAATGATCTCAAGTATGACGCTGAACGCGATTTAAAAGATATTGGCGCCGGTAAAATAGATGTACATGCattaaataagtttaaatatgCTAAAATAGCTTCATCAGTTAATGGTAATGTTAAAAAAGGTGTTATATTTAGTACATATTCCGCGTTAATCGGTGAGTCTTCACAGAGCAGCGGTGCAAAGTACAAAAGTCGGCTTAAACAATTACTCCAATGGTGTGGGGATGATTTTGATGGTTTAATAATATTCGATGAGTGTCATCGAGCTAAAAATTTGTGTCCTACTGGTAGTTCAAAACCTACTAAAACAGGTTTAACCGTATTAGAGTTACAAACTAAATTGCCAAAGGCACGAGTTGTGTACGCCAGTGCTACTGGAGCTTCTGAGCCCAGGAATATGGCCTATATGGTACGACTGGGTATGTGGGGTGAGGGAACACCTTTTGCTGAGTTTAATGACTTTATAGCAGCCGTGGAAAAACGTGGTGTAGGTGCTATGGAAATAGTTGCAATGGACATGAAGCTACGAGGTATGTACATTGCACGCCAGTTGAGTTTCCATGGTGTCGCCTTCAAAATTGAAGAGGTTCCTCTATCAGAAGAATTTACCGACGTATATGACTCTTCTGTAAGACTATGGGTTGACGCTATGCAAAGGTTTCACGAAGCTGCTGAGCTTATAGATGCTGAAAATAGGATGAAAAAAACAATGTGGGGTCAATTTTGGTCGTCGCATCAGCGGTTTTTCAAGTACCTATGTATTGCAGCCAAAGTAAAGCATGCAGTTTCTGTTGCGCGTGAGGCTGTTAAGTGTGGTAAATGCGTTGTCATTGGTCTCCAATCAACTGGTGAAGCAAGAACACTCGAGCAACTTGAGCGCGATGATGGAGAATTAAGTGACTTTGTATCTACAGCCAAAGGTGTATTACAAACACTAGTGGAGAAACATTTTCCAGCACCGGATCGTAATAGAATTCAACGGCTTCTTGGTCTTGAACCACCTAAACCAATAATACCAATCGTCATACTTGAAGAAGATCCTCCAGTTACGACAGCTAGTGGTAGTAAGAGGAAACCTGTACGACAAGCTGCACAAAGAGCTAGTAAAAAAGTACGTGCGTGGGAGGAATCAGAGGAATCTATTtcagaagaagaaaaaaatggtGGTCATAGTTCTGgttcagaatttaaaataagtggATCTGAAAGTGAAGAAGAAGCTAATCGTTCAGATGCTGAGAGTAATGCCAGCTCAGATTTTAATCCATTTTACAGTGATAGTGATTCTGATGCTGATCCATGGGACAGACGGAAAAAAAGAGGAAGAAAACCGAAGAAACCAGTGAAGAAAAGATTAACTACACAAGATAAAATACAGTCGATGTTGActttaaaaactcaaaattcgcgtaataataaaaagaatggAGATGCTGTGCCAACGGTGGGTATCAATGCTGCTGGACGACCTACAATGACTGGAGCACCTCCACGAGACGCCATTGAGCGGGCATGTTGTATGAAAGAAGAATTATTGGcacaaattgaaaaactagGAGAAAAACTTCCACCGAATACACTTGATCAGCTTATTGACGAACTTGGTGGTCCAGAAAATGTAGCCGAGATGACTGGAAGAAAGGGTAGAGTTGTACAAACCGAAGACGGCCAGATTCAGTATGAATCACGATCTGAAGTTGATGTTCCTCTGGAAACTTTAAATCTTACTGAGAAGCAACGGTTTATGGACGGAGAAAAAACAGTGGCTATTATATCAGAAGCCGCTAGTAGTGGTATTTCACTGCAAAGTGATCGTCGTGCTCGAAATCAAATGCGACGTGTTCATATAACTCTTGAGCTTCCTTGGAGCGCAGACCGTGCGATCCAACAGTTTGGACGTACTCACCGTTCGAATCAAGTAAACGCTCCAGAGTATATCTTCCTTATATCAGACTTAGCTGGTGAGAGACGATTTGCTTCGACTGTAGCTAAACGTCTTGAAAGTTTAGGTGCGCTGACACACGGAGATCGTCGTGCGACTGAAACCAGAGATTTATCACAATTTAATATTGACAACAAGTATGGTCGTTCTGCTTTAGAGGCTACTATGAAGACAATTATGGGCTATGAAGCTCCATTGGTACCACCACCGCAAGACTACCGCGGAGACTTTTTCAAAGACGTAGCCGACGCATTGGTAGGTGTTGGGCTCATCTGCAATAGTGAAAATATGCCAGGTGTTTTATCACTTGACAAGGAttacaataatatttcaaaattcttaaatcgaATACTGGGAATGCCTGTAGATTTACAGAATCGTTTATTCCAATACTTTACTGATACATTAAACGCTATTATTACGCAAGCCAAGAAGACTGGTCGTTTTGACATGGGTATCCTCGATCTCGGTGCTTCTGGTGAGAATGTCAAGCGCGTTAAATTGTATCGATTTTTGAGAAAACACGCAACAGGTACAGCACCAACAGAATTACACGTTGTACATGTTGAACGTGGTATGAGTTGGACAGAGGCTAAAGAACGATGGTCTGAGTTGACTGGATCCAAGGAAGGCTTCTACTTGAGCCATCAAATTAGGAACAACAAACAAACTGCTATTCTCGCAGTAGCTGTTGATAGTGGCAAGAAgaaaactgataaaaaagaTCAACTTTACATGCTTTATCGACCCAATACTGGACTTCAATTAAGACAAGAGAGTCTTGGTGAACTTGAAAAGAAATACAAGAAAGTTAAATTAGAAGAGGCTGAGCCACATTGGACGCAACAGTATGATGCTTCGGTGGACACTTGTTCGCACGCTTACTGGCGAGGGAACTGTAAAAATGTAACTCTTGGCATGGACTGTGAAGTTGGTCTTCGACGTAGATCATATAATGTCCTAGCTGGTTCTGTTTTGAGTGTCTGGAGTCGTGTTGAAAGCACTCTTGCTGCACGATCTGGACAAAATTCCAAAATGCAAGTTTTGCGTTTACGAACCg ATGATGGACTGAAAATTGTCGGCACGTTAATTCCTAAATTATGTTTGGAACCGTTGGTGGAGGCTCTATCTGCAGACGCTGAAAAGACAGAAGAGCAAGTTTTTTGA
- the LOC123261196 gene encoding protein strawberry notch isoform X2 translates to MNAGKKYKDAMSDESSGSDFDDDEDPDKIEVPGGGKDLATAAGIASIKEENESNASDTTMKTTPITNAPNIKGAKIPEGLVTKPPTPGYEMVRVGGSQGNTQNFPNANMMNQMNQMNQFGNTGPYGQFPGNLGQFQNFNPATLLQNMEMGNLMGTFMGMAGMGGAGGFNPFLQLLNQGGFNQNWGSGLPGKAVQQMWMNAMDPTKMMQPTIPEDEEADDDEMGVAETYADYMPTKLKLGRKHPDPVVETASLSSVEPTDVWYKISIPEETIKSGALSALQLESITYASQQHEQLLPDGTRAGFLIGDGAGVGKGRTIAGIIFENYLKGRKRAIWVSVSNDLKYDAERDLKDIGAGKIDVHALNKFKYAKIASSVNGNVKKGVIFSTYSALIGESSQSSGAKYKSRLKQLLQWCGDDFDGLIIFDECHRAKNLCPTGSSKPTKTGLTVLELQTKLPKARVVYASATGASEPRNMAYMVRLGMWGEGTPFAEFNDFIAAVEKRGVGAMEIVAMDMKLRGMYIARQLSFHGVAFKIEEVPLSEEFTDVYDSSVRLWVDAMQRFHEAAELIDAENRMKKTMWGQFWSSHQRFFKYLCIAAKVKHAVSVAREAVKCGKCVVIGLQSTGEARTLEQLERDDGELSDFVSTAKGVLQTLVEKHFPAPDRNRIQRLLGLEPPKPIIPIVILEEDPPVTTASGSKRKPVRQAAQRASKKVRAWEESEESISEEEKNGGHSSGSEFKISGSESEEEANRSDAESNASSDFNPFYSDSDSDADPWDRRKKRGRKPKKPVKKRLTTQDKIQSMLTLKTQNSRNNKKNGDAVPTVGINAAGRPTMTGAPPRDAIERACCMKEELLAQIEKLGEKLPPNTLDQLIDELGGPENVAEMTGRKGRVVQTEDGQIQYESRSEVDVPLETLNLTEKQRFMDGEKTVAIISEAASSGISLQSDRRARNQMRRVHITLELPWSADRAIQQFGRTHRSNQVNAPEYIFLISDLAGERRFASTVAKRLESLGALTHGDRRATETRDLSQFNIDNKYGRSALEATMKTIMGYEAPLVPPPQDYRGDFFKDVADALVGVGLICNSENMPGVLSLDKDYNNISKFLNRILGMPVDLQNRLFQYFTDTLNAIITQAKKTGRFDMGILDLGASGENVKRVKLYRFLRKHATGTAPTELHVVHVERGMSWTEAKERWSELTGSKEGFYLSHQIRNNKQTAILAVAVDSGKKKTDKKDQLYMLYRPNTGLQLRQESLGELEKKYKKVKLEEAEPHWTQQYDASVDTCSHAYWRGNCKNVTLGMDCEVGLRRRSYNVLAGSVLSVWSRVESTLAARSGQNSKMQVLRLRTDDGLKIVGTLIPKLCLEPLVEALSADAEKTEEQVF, encoded by the exons ATGAAC gCTGGTAAAAAATACAAAGATGCAATGAGCGACGAAAGCAGTGGAAGTGATTTCGACGACGATGAAGATCCAGACAAGATCGAAGTTCCTG GCGGAGGGAAAGACCTCGCCACTGCTGCTGGGATTGCGAGCATCAAAGAAGAAAATGAGTCCAATGCATCCGACACAACGATGAAAACCACTCCTATCACCAAtg cACCAAACATAAAAGGAGCAAAAATTCCGGAAGGTCTAGTGACTAAACCACCAACTCCCGGATATGAAATGGTACGTGTAGGTGGTTCTCAAGGCAATAcccaaaattttccaaatgcCAATATGATGAATCAGATGAACCAGATGAATCAATTTGGAAATACTGGACCATACGGTCAATTCCCTGGCAATTTAGgacaatttcaaaattttaatccaGCAACTCTTCTTCAAA ATATGGAAATGGGAAATTTGATGGGTACATTCATGGGAATGGCTGGTATGGGTGGCGCGGGAGGATTCAACCCTTTTTTGCAATTGTTGAATCAAGGTGGATTCAACCAAAATTGGGGATCTGGTCTCCCAG GAAAAGCTGTACAACAAATGTGGATGAATGCAATGGATCCAACGAAAATGATGCAACCAACAATTCCTGAAGATGAAGAGGCTGATGACGATGAAATGGGTGTTGCAGAGACCTACGCAGATTATATGCCAACGAAATTAAAACTTGGTCGCAAACATCCTGATCCAGTTGTCGAGACTGCATCGTTGTCGAGTGTAGAACCTACTGATGTTTGGTACAAAATATCTATTCCAGAAGAAACAATAAAATCTGGCGCGCTTTCTGCGTTACAACTTGAGTCAATCACGTATGCGTCACAGCAGCATGAGCAGCTATTACCTGATGGTACGCGTGCTGGTTTTCTGATCGGTGATGGCGCTGGTGTTGGTAAAGGTCGTACCATTGCTGGtattatatttgaaaattatctgAAAGGTCGTAAACGTGCCATTTGGGTGTCCGTGTCTAATGATCTCAAGTATGACGCTGAACGCGATTTAAAAGATATTGGCGCCGGTAAAATAGATGTACATGCattaaataagtttaaatatgCTAAAATAGCTTCATCAGTTAATGGTAATGTTAAAAAAGGTGTTATATTTAGTACATATTCCGCGTTAATCGGTGAGTCTTCACAGAGCAGCGGTGCAAAGTACAAAAGTCGGCTTAAACAATTACTCCAATGGTGTGGGGATGATTTTGATGGTTTAATAATATTCGATGAGTGTCATCGAGCTAAAAATTTGTGTCCTACTGGTAGTTCAAAACCTACTAAAACAGGTTTAACCGTATTAGAGTTACAAACTAAATTGCCAAAGGCACGAGTTGTGTACGCCAGTGCTACTGGAGCTTCTGAGCCCAGGAATATGGCCTATATGGTACGACTGGGTATGTGGGGTGAGGGAACACCTTTTGCTGAGTTTAATGACTTTATAGCAGCCGTGGAAAAACGTGGTGTAGGTGCTATGGAAATAGTTGCAATGGACATGAAGCTACGAGGTATGTACATTGCACGCCAGTTGAGTTTCCATGGTGTCGCCTTCAAAATTGAAGAGGTTCCTCTATCAGAAGAATTTACCGACGTATATGACTCTTCTGTAAGACTATGGGTTGACGCTATGCAAAGGTTTCACGAAGCTGCTGAGCTTATAGATGCTGAAAATAGGATGAAAAAAACAATGTGGGGTCAATTTTGGTCGTCGCATCAGCGGTTTTTCAAGTACCTATGTATTGCAGCCAAAGTAAAGCATGCAGTTTCTGTTGCGCGTGAGGCTGTTAAGTGTGGTAAATGCGTTGTCATTGGTCTCCAATCAACTGGTGAAGCAAGAACACTCGAGCAACTTGAGCGCGATGATGGAGAATTAAGTGACTTTGTATCTACAGCCAAAGGTGTATTACAAACACTAGTGGAGAAACATTTTCCAGCACCGGATCGTAATAGAATTCAACGGCTTCTTGGTCTTGAACCACCTAAACCAATAATACCAATCGTCATACTTGAAGAAGATCCTCCAGTTACGACAGCTAGTGGTAGTAAGAGGAAACCTGTACGACAAGCTGCACAAAGAGCTAGTAAAAAAGTACGTGCGTGGGAGGAATCAGAGGAATCTATTtcagaagaagaaaaaaatggtGGTCATAGTTCTGgttcagaatttaaaataagtggATCTGAAAGTGAAGAAGAAGCTAATCGTTCAGATGCTGAGAGTAATGCCAGCTCAGATTTTAATCCATTTTACAGTGATAGTGATTCTGATGCTGATCCATGGGACAGACGGAAAAAAAGAGGAAGAAAACCGAAGAAACCAGTGAAGAAAAGATTAACTACACAAGATAAAATACAGTCGATGTTGActttaaaaactcaaaattcgcgtaataataaaaagaatggAGATGCTGTGCCAACGGTGGGTATCAATGCTGCTGGACGACCTACAATGACTGGAGCACCTCCACGAGACGCCATTGAGCGGGCATGTTGTATGAAAGAAGAATTATTGGcacaaattgaaaaactagGAGAAAAACTTCCACCGAATACACTTGATCAGCTTATTGACGAACTTGGTGGTCCAGAAAATGTAGCCGAGATGACTGGAAGAAAGGGTAGAGTTGTACAAACCGAAGACGGCCAGATTCAGTATGAATCACGATCTGAAGTTGATGTTCCTCTGGAAACTTTAAATCTTACTGAGAAGCAACGGTTTATGGACGGAGAAAAAACAGTGGCTATTATATCAGAAGCCGCTAGTAGTGGTATTTCACTGCAAAGTGATCGTCGTGCTCGAAATCAAATGCGACGTGTTCATATAACTCTTGAGCTTCCTTGGAGCGCAGACCGTGCGATCCAACAGTTTGGACGTACTCACCGTTCGAATCAAGTAAACGCTCCAGAGTATATCTTCCTTATATCAGACTTAGCTGGTGAGAGACGATTTGCTTCGACTGTAGCTAAACGTCTTGAAAGTTTAGGTGCGCTGACACACGGAGATCGTCGTGCGACTGAAACCAGAGATTTATCACAATTTAATATTGACAACAAGTATGGTCGTTCTGCTTTAGAGGCTACTATGAAGACAATTATGGGCTATGAAGCTCCATTGGTACCACCACCGCAAGACTACCGCGGAGACTTTTTCAAAGACGTAGCCGACGCATTGGTAGGTGTTGGGCTCATCTGCAATAGTGAAAATATGCCAGGTGTTTTATCACTTGACAAGGAttacaataatatttcaaaattcttaaatcgaATACTGGGAATGCCTGTAGATTTACAGAATCGTTTATTCCAATACTTTACTGATACATTAAACGCTATTATTACGCAAGCCAAGAAGACTGGTCGTTTTGACATGGGTATCCTCGATCTCGGTGCTTCTGGTGAGAATGTCAAGCGCGTTAAATTGTATCGATTTTTGAGAAAACACGCAACAGGTACAGCACCAACAGAATTACACGTTGTACATGTTGAACGTGGTATGAGTTGGACAGAGGCTAAAGAACGATGGTCTGAGTTGACTGGATCCAAGGAAGGCTTCTACTTGAGCCATCAAATTAGGAACAACAAACAAACTGCTATTCTCGCAGTAGCTGTTGATAGTGGCAAGAAgaaaactgataaaaaagaTCAACTTTACATGCTTTATCGACCCAATACTGGACTTCAATTAAGACAAGAGAGTCTTGGTGAACTTGAAAAGAAATACAAGAAAGTTAAATTAGAAGAGGCTGAGCCACATTGGACGCAACAGTATGATGCTTCGGTGGACACTTGTTCGCACGCTTACTGGCGAGGGAACTGTAAAAATGTAACTCTTGGCATGGACTGTGAAGTTGGTCTTCGACGTAGATCATATAATGTCCTAGCTGGTTCTGTTTTGAGTGTCTGGAGTCGTGTTGAAAGCACTCTTGCTGCACGATCTGGACAAAATTCCAAAATGCAAGTTTTGCGTTTACGAACCg ATGATGGACTGAAAATTGTCGGCACGTTAATTCCTAAATTATGTTTGGAACCGTTGGTGGAGGCTCTATCTGCAGACGCTGAAAAGACAGAAGAGCAAGTTTTTTGA